The following coding sequences lie in one Pontibacter sp. G13 genomic window:
- a CDS encoding helix-turn-helix domain-containing protein, giving the protein MSYRIRLTTDQTYQLADLMQETQSKKLSRRLLALSLRHYGYPVHQIAKMIGVSEKTITNWMKQFLEGGFEGLLSLHYPKNKGSKVAPYLDRIQVWKETHPEGTLLELQAWLRDTHHLEVEYSWLYRYLVHHEVWELS; this is encoded by the coding sequence ATGAGCTATCGGATTCGGCTGACAACGGACCAGACCTACCAATTGGCGGACTTGATGCAGGAGACGCAAAGCAAAAAGCTTTCTCGTCGTCTGTTGGCTTTGTCATTGCGGCACTATGGATACCCCGTCCATCAGATTGCCAAGATGATCGGAGTCAGTGAAAAAACGATCACCAATTGGATGAAGCAATTTCTGGAAGGCGGCTTCGAAGGACTCCTCTCCCTCCATTATCCCAAAAATAAAGGTTCCAAAGTGGCTCCCTATCTAGACAGGATTCAAGTCTGGAAGGAGACCCATCCCGAGGGCACTCTTCTGGAGCTACAGGCCTGGCTCAGAGACACTCACCACCTCGAAGTAGAATACAGTTGGCTCTACCGCTATCTTGTCCACCACGAGGTTTGGGAGCTGTCATGA
- a CDS encoding inositol monophosphatase family protein, whose product MNAIEPDGLMRDKLTFIQSLALQAGRIMRSHWGRSVQIYRKQDRTVVTEVDLEISRMVQEQVQTHFPNHDLISEETWECRGPKGAQGFIVDELDGTNSFVKGRKGFVFQCAVYELRDVLVMGLVYDPLEDLMVFAKRGAGCWIKRGNQVMPLESRSGKPWEMLNYAHHRNHAFPTYHQLYQRLNVEADRIISTGNVGAKAIEFARGSVDVLIGLNRNIPVWDWAPGKVILEELGYSLSYLNGHPLQIHVPNPNPFFGYLVCPKDHRKRFVQELGWISNRMNRPKRNIIRSTRMK is encoded by the coding sequence ATGAATGCGATAGAACCAGATGGATTGATGCGGGACAAACTTACATTCATACAGTCGTTGGCCTTGCAGGCGGGAAGGATCATGCGTTCCCACTGGGGGAGATCTGTGCAGATATATAGAAAGCAGGACCGTACCGTGGTGACGGAGGTGGATCTGGAGATCAGCCGTATGGTCCAGGAACAGGTTCAAACTCACTTTCCCAATCACGACCTCATCTCCGAGGAAACGTGGGAATGTCGGGGCCCCAAGGGCGCTCAGGGATTCATCGTAGACGAATTGGATGGGACCAATTCCTTTGTCAAAGGGCGTAAGGGATTTGTGTTCCAATGTGCAGTCTATGAATTGCGGGATGTACTGGTCATGGGATTGGTGTACGATCCTCTTGAGGATCTGATGGTTTTCGCCAAGCGTGGTGCAGGCTGTTGGATCAAACGCGGCAACCAAGTCATGCCCCTTGAATCACGATCTGGCAAGCCTTGGGAAATGCTGAACTATGCCCATCACCGAAATCACGCTTTTCCCACGTATCACCAACTGTATCAGCGCCTCAATGTAGAAGCTGACCGAATCATCTCCACTGGAAATGTCGGTGCCAAAGCCATTGAGTTTGCCCGTGGAAGCGTAGATGTCCTCATCGGACTCAATCGCAATATTCCAGTCTGGGACTGGGCACCGGGTAAGGTTATCCTCGAAGAATTGGGATACTCCCTCTCCTACCTCAATGGCCACCCGCTGCAAATCCATGTTCCCAATCCCAACCCTTTCTTTGGCTATCTCGTCTGTCCCAAAGATCATCGAAAGCGGTTTGTACAGGAACTCGGATGGATCTCCAATCGGATGAATAGACCCAAACGCAATATCATCCGATCCACTCGGATGAAATAG
- a CDS encoding alpha/beta hydrolase, translating to MSSWMHDLMKQTLKTFRGLVSYEPTQIPLLRRFLDVSSLALVMPPGARCEEMQLGSLPGLWIHPPEERHRAVIYFLHGGGFTVGSIATHKCLSAKIGTELGVRVFMLEYRKSPEFPFPIGLKDVMQGWEYVCAQSEEGNLPIVVGDSAGAGLAMSMMIELRDASREMPQLAWLMSPWVDLTFSGESASLFREDDPIVRPADLDAWIRLYAGDRSLNDPLISPLFGDLTGLPPMLIQASDREVLRDDAYRLADRLTETGVPAQLHIWEEALHVWQMQWHLLPEAQAAINAGKAFVRGRLWKQ from the coding sequence ATGTCCAGCTGGATGCATGATTTGATGAAACAGACGCTCAAGACCTTTCGAGGGTTGGTGAGCTATGAGCCTACGCAAATTCCGCTGCTCCGGAGGTTTTTGGATGTCAGCAGTCTCGCTTTGGTGATGCCTCCGGGTGCTCGATGCGAGGAAATGCAACTGGGTAGCTTGCCGGGATTGTGGATTCATCCTCCTGAGGAGCGACACCGAGCGGTGATCTATTTCCTGCACGGCGGGGGATTCACGGTTGGGTCGATCGCCACCCACAAATGCCTGTCCGCTAAAATAGGAACCGAGTTGGGCGTTCGCGTGTTTATGCTGGAGTACCGTAAATCGCCTGAATTTCCTTTTCCCATCGGTCTAAAGGATGTGATGCAAGGATGGGAGTATGTCTGCGCTCAAAGTGAGGAAGGGAATTTGCCTATCGTAGTGGGGGATTCTGCTGGGGCGGGATTGGCGATGTCGATGATGATCGAATTGAGAGACGCCAGCCGAGAGATGCCTCAGCTGGCGTGGTTGATGTCTCCTTGGGTGGATCTGACCTTTTCGGGAGAATCTGCATCGCTTTTTCGGGAAGATGATCCCATTGTCCGACCCGCGGATTTGGATGCTTGGATACGACTCTATGCAGGCGACCGAAGTCTCAATGACCCGCTGATTTCGCCTTTGTTTGGCGACTTGACAGGCTTGCCGCCTATGCTCATTCAGGCCAGCGACCGAGAAGTACTCAGGGACGATGCCTACCGATTGGCGGACCGTCTGACAGAAACGGGGGTACCTGCCCAGCTACACATCTGGGAGGAGGCGCTCCATGTCTGGCAAATGCAATGGCATCTCTTACCGGAAGCGCAGGCAGCCATCAACGCTGGGAAGGCCTTTGTCCGGGGCCGTCTGTGGAAACAGTGA